A genomic region of Bradyrhizobium sp. ORS 278 contains the following coding sequences:
- a CDS encoding DMT family transporter — translation MSSVSSPAAVTPMKTSLLPLQIGLFCLLWSFAFVAGKIGVTYCPPLLLLAARFSLAGLLILAVPAVRGEWRMSWRDAAVFAIIGIANNALYLGLGYTGLQTVSAGLGGLIVSANPVFTAVFAALLLGEPLTLRKVAGLALGTLGVAMIVWHRMSVGTDHLQGILYTLAALASIVTGTILFKQLAPKGSLWVGNGIQNLSAGLVLWPVAFGISSVHDVVPNAQLIGAFAFLVLGGSILAYVLWFHLLKVCGATAASAYHFVMPPLAMVFAFLVLGEHVALQDLLGVIPVAIGIYLVTRAPAQTRAS, via the coding sequence ATGTCATCCGTTTCATCTCCGGCTGCCGTGACCCCGATGAAGACGAGCCTGCTGCCGCTTCAGATCGGCCTGTTCTGCCTGCTGTGGAGCTTCGCGTTCGTCGCCGGCAAGATCGGCGTCACCTATTGCCCGCCGCTCCTGCTGCTCGCCGCGCGGTTCTCGCTCGCCGGCCTGCTGATCCTGGCCGTTCCCGCGGTCAGGGGCGAGTGGCGCATGAGCTGGCGTGATGCGGCCGTCTTCGCCATCATCGGCATCGCCAACAACGCCCTCTATCTCGGGCTGGGCTACACGGGCCTGCAGACGGTGTCCGCCGGTCTCGGCGGCCTGATCGTCTCGGCCAATCCGGTGTTCACCGCGGTGTTCGCCGCGCTGCTGCTCGGCGAGCCGCTGACCCTGCGCAAGGTCGCGGGGCTGGCGCTCGGCACGCTCGGCGTCGCGATGATCGTCTGGCACCGCATGTCGGTTGGCACTGATCATCTCCAGGGCATTCTCTACACGCTGGCGGCGCTCGCCTCGATCGTCACCGGCACCATCCTGTTCAAGCAACTCGCGCCGAAGGGCAGCCTCTGGGTCGGCAACGGCATCCAGAACCTCTCGGCCGGACTCGTGCTGTGGCCGGTCGCGTTTGGCATCTCCAGCGTTCACGACGTCGTTCCGAATGCGCAGCTGATCGGCGCCTTCGCCTTCCTGGTGCTCGGCGGCTCGATCCTCGCCTATGTGCTGTGGTTCCATCTTCTGAAAGTGTGCGGCGCCACCGCCGCCAGCGCCTATCATTTCGTGATGCCGCCGCTGGCGATGGTCTTCGCCTTCCTGGTGCTCGGTGAGCACGTCGCGCTGCAGGACCTGCTGGGCGT
- a CDS encoding LysR family transcriptional regulator produces MLDLELLRSFVSVVEAGGFTRAGERVHRTQSTVSQQIRRLEEDLGQTLLNRDGREVTPTEAGERLLSYARRLLTLAEEARDVVARPGPAGAVKLGIPEDFAAYRLAKLLAAFSRAHPDLRLDVRADQSLNLKRDIERGDLDLALLKRGADDTRAAIAAWPEQVYWVASRSHPIDLDARSLPLIGFPLGCIYRTRAVHALESAGRAWHMAYTSSSLAGIQAAVAAGMGLSILSEMSVQADHRVLTAREGFAPIDRTEVALLASPNASPATLRLANRLAEFCDKVQAKAA; encoded by the coding sequence ATGCTCGATCTGGAGCTTTTGCGCAGCTTCGTGTCCGTGGTCGAGGCCGGCGGCTTCACCCGGGCCGGCGAGCGCGTCCACCGCACGCAATCGACCGTCAGCCAGCAGATCCGCCGGCTCGAGGAGGATCTCGGCCAGACGCTGCTCAACCGCGACGGCCGCGAGGTGACGCCGACCGAGGCCGGCGAGCGGCTGCTGTCCTACGCCCGCCGCCTGCTGACCTTGGCCGAGGAGGCCCGCGACGTCGTCGCGCGTCCCGGGCCGGCCGGCGCGGTGAAGCTCGGCATCCCCGAGGATTTCGCTGCCTACCGGCTGGCAAAACTGCTCGCGGCGTTCTCGCGCGCGCATCCCGATCTCAGGCTCGATGTGCGCGCCGACCAGAGCCTGAACTTGAAGCGCGACATCGAGCGCGGCGACCTCGATCTGGCGCTGCTCAAGCGTGGCGCCGATGACACCAGGGCGGCGATCGCGGCATGGCCCGAGCAGGTCTATTGGGTGGCCAGCAGGAGCCATCCGATCGACCTCGATGCCCGTTCGCTGCCGCTGATCGGCTTTCCCCTCGGCTGCATCTACCGCACCCGCGCCGTTCACGCGCTCGAAAGTGCGGGGCGCGCCTGGCACATGGCCTATACGTCATCGAGCCTCGCCGGCATCCAGGCCGCCGTCGCAGCCGGCATGGGGCTGAGCATCCTCTCCGAGATGTCGGTGCAGGCGGATCACCGCGTGCTGACCGCGCGCGAGGGCTTTGCGCCGATCGACCGCACGGAGGTAGCGTTGCTCGCGTCGCCGAACGCCAGCCCGGCGACGTTGCGCCTGGCGAACCGTCTGGCGGAGTTCTGCGACAAGGTGCAGGCGAAGGCAGCGTAA
- the pdeM gene encoding ligase-associated DNA damage response endonuclease PdeM, whose product MRGTTFSSSGTMEIAGVTLRADLSGALIWDEQRLLVVSDLHLEKGSSYAARGTLLPPFDTVATLRRLEAVIAHYDPRTVIALGDSFHDRDAHARLTGDDRACIANLQVGRDWVWITGNHDPAPHGIGGDVADEITIHAVTFRHEPTGARAEIAGHLHPKARVATRARTLERRCFVSDGERAVMPAFGAYAGGLSVRDAAFAKLFPKRAFIAHVLGDTRLHSIAAARCY is encoded by the coding sequence TTGCGGGGGACGACATTCTCCTCATCGGGCACGATGGAGATCGCGGGCGTCACGCTGCGCGCCGATCTCTCGGGCGCCCTGATCTGGGACGAGCAGCGCCTGCTCGTGGTCTCCGACCTGCATCTCGAAAAGGGATCGAGCTATGCCGCGCGCGGCACGCTGCTGCCGCCGTTCGACACGGTGGCGACCTTGCGACGGCTCGAAGCGGTGATCGCGCACTACGATCCGCGCACGGTGATCGCGCTCGGCGACAGCTTTCATGACCGCGACGCGCATGCGCGCCTGACCGGCGACGACCGCGCCTGCATCGCCAACCTGCAGGTCGGTCGCGACTGGGTCTGGATCACCGGCAACCACGATCCCGCGCCGCACGGCATCGGCGGCGATGTCGCCGACGAGATCACCATCCACGCAGTGACGTTCCGCCACGAGCCGACCGGCGCGCGCGCCGAGATCGCGGGCCACCTGCATCCGAAAGCCCGCGTCGCGACGCGCGCCCGCACCCTCGAGCGCCGCTGCTTCGTCTCCGACGGCGAGCGCGCGGTGATGCCGGCCTTCGGCGCCTATGCCGGCGGCCTGAGCGTGCGTGATGCCGCGTTCGCAAAGCTGTTCCCCAAGCGCGCCTTCATCGCGCATGTGCTGGGCGATACGCGGCTGCACAGCATTGCCGCGGCGAGGTGTTATTAG
- a CDS encoding ligase-associated DNA damage response DEXH box helicase, whose translation MPPRSRPVPPDDSPALPDHFTRWFAARGWRPRAHQLALLEKARAQRSALLIAPTGAGKTLAGFLPTLLELGEKTTARSLARPAGLHTLYISPLKALAVDIARNLDAPISEMGLPIKVETRTGDTPASRKQRQRRYPPDILLTTPEQLALLLSSADAPFLFSSLKRVVLDELHALVTSKRGDLLSLALARLWRLAPDMRMIGLSATVAEPEQLARFLMPQPQGAVAAADIVLAGGAAQPVVEMLDTRERLPWAGHTARHALGEMYELIKANKTTLVFVNTRSQAEMLFQDFWRINDDNLAIALHHGSLDVAQRRKVEDAMAAGRLRGVVCTSSLDLGVDWGDVDLVINVGAPKGCSRLMQRIGRANHRLDEASRAVLVPANRFEVLECSVAIDAIADNAQDTPPLRTGALDVLAQHVLGCACGEPFVSDELYAEVITAAPYALLSRADFDDVVDFVASGGYALKTYERFARIKQDAKGAWRVANPKVRQTYRLNVGTIVEEAMLKVRLVRSRGGGKGTTGAIARGGRLLGEIEEYFIEGLTPGDTFVFGGEIVRYEALAEDQVYVSRANDADPKVPSYMGGKFPLSTYLAERVRGLLDDNRAWRQLPEQVRDWLALQKDVSRIPARRELLVETFPRSSKYYLVCYPFEGRLAHQTLGMLLTRRLERARARPLGFVANEYALAVWGLGDMSHMVSQGRLDLAGLFDPDMLGDDLEAWLAESALMKRTFRSCAIISGLIPRRFTGEEKSRRQVLFSTDLVYDVLRRHQPDHMLLRAARADAATGLLDLRRLGDMLTRIEGRITHRPLDRVSPLAVPVMLEIGRESVYGEAADELLAEAAEELVKEAMG comes from the coding sequence GTGCCGCCCCGCAGCCGACCAGTCCCGCCTGACGACAGCCCCGCGCTGCCCGACCATTTCACCCGATGGTTCGCGGCGCGCGGCTGGCGGCCGCGCGCGCATCAGCTGGCGTTGCTGGAGAAGGCCCGCGCACAGCGCTCCGCGCTGTTGATTGCGCCGACCGGCGCCGGCAAGACGCTGGCCGGGTTCCTGCCGACGTTGCTCGAACTCGGCGAGAAGACGACAGCCCGATCGCTCGCCCGCCCCGCCGGGCTGCACACGCTCTACATCTCGCCTTTGAAGGCGCTTGCGGTCGACATCGCGCGCAATCTCGATGCGCCGATCTCCGAGATGGGGCTGCCGATCAAGGTCGAGACCCGCACCGGCGACACGCCGGCCTCGCGCAAGCAGCGGCAGCGGCGCTATCCACCGGACATCCTGCTGACGACGCCCGAGCAATTGGCGCTGCTGTTGTCGTCCGCCGACGCGCCGTTCCTGTTCTCCTCGCTCAAGCGGGTCGTGCTCGACGAACTGCATGCGCTGGTCACGTCCAAGCGCGGCGATCTGCTGTCGCTCGCGCTGGCGCGGCTGTGGCGGCTGGCGCCGGACATGCGCATGATCGGCCTGTCGGCGACGGTGGCCGAGCCCGAGCAGCTGGCGCGCTTCCTGATGCCGCAGCCGCAGGGCGCCGTGGCCGCGGCCGACATCGTGTTGGCCGGCGGCGCGGCGCAGCCGGTCGTCGAGATGCTCGACACCCGCGAGCGGCTGCCCTGGGCCGGCCACACCGCGCGCCATGCGCTCGGTGAAATGTACGAGCTGATCAAGGCCAACAAGACCACGCTGGTGTTCGTCAACACCCGCAGCCAGGCCGAGATGCTGTTCCAGGATTTCTGGCGCATCAACGACGATAACCTCGCCATCGCCCTGCATCACGGCTCGCTCGACGTCGCGCAGCGCCGCAAGGTCGAGGACGCGATGGCCGCGGGCAGATTGCGCGGCGTGGTCTGCACCTCCTCCCTCGACCTCGGCGTCGACTGGGGCGATGTCGATCTCGTCATCAATGTCGGCGCGCCCAAGGGCTGCTCGCGGCTGATGCAGCGCATCGGCCGGGCCAATCACCGCCTCGACGAGGCCTCACGCGCGGTGCTGGTGCCGGCCAACCGCTTCGAGGTGCTGGAATGCTCGGTCGCGATCGACGCCATCGCCGACAACGCGCAGGACACGCCGCCCTTGCGCACCGGCGCGCTCGACGTGCTGGCGCAGCACGTGCTCGGCTGCGCCTGCGGCGAGCCGTTCGTCAGCGACGAGCTTTACGCCGAGGTGATCACCGCTGCGCCCTATGCGCTGCTGTCGCGCGCCGATTTCGACGATGTCGTCGACTTCGTCGCGTCCGGCGGCTACGCGCTGAAGACCTATGAGCGCTTCGCCCGGATCAAGCAGGATGCTAAAGGCGCCTGGCGCGTCGCCAATCCCAAGGTGCGGCAGACCTACCGCCTGAATGTCGGCACCATCGTCGAGGAGGCGATGCTGAAGGTGCGGCTGGTGCGCTCCCGCGGCGGGGGCAAGGGCACGACCGGTGCGATCGCGCGCGGCGGCCGGCTGCTCGGCGAGATCGAGGAGTACTTCATCGAGGGTCTCACGCCCGGCGACACGTTCGTGTTCGGCGGCGAGATCGTGCGCTACGAGGCGCTGGCCGAGGACCAGGTCTACGTCTCACGCGCCAACGACGCCGATCCCAAGGTGCCGTCCTACATGGGCGGCAAGTTTCCGCTGTCGACCTATCTCGCCGAGCGCGTGCGCGGCCTGCTCGACGATAACCGGGCCTGGAGGCAATTGCCCGAGCAGGTGCGCGACTGGCTGGCGCTGCAGAAGGACGTGTCGCGCATACCGGCCCGGCGCGAGCTGCTGGTGGAAACCTTCCCGCGCTCCAGCAAATACTATCTCGTCTGCTATCCGTTCGAGGGCCGGCTCGCGCATCAGACGCTCGGCATGCTCTTGACGCGCCGGCTGGAGCGCGCGCGCGCCCGTCCCCTCGGCTTCGTCGCCAATGAATATGCGCTGGCGGTGTGGGGGCTCGGCGACATGTCGCATATGGTGAGCCAAGGCCGGCTCGATCTCGCTGGTCTGTTCGATCCGGACATGCTTGGCGACGATCTCGAGGCATGGCTCGCGGAGTCCGCCTTGATGAAGCGGACATTCCGCTCCTGCGCCATCATCTCCGGGCTGATCCCGCGCCGCTTCACCGGCGAGGAGAAATCCCGCCGCCAGGTGCTGTTCTCGACCGACCTCGTCTACGACGTGCTGCGCCGGCACCAGCCCGATCACATGCTGTTGCGCGCCGCGCGCGCCGATGCCGCCACCGGCCTGCTCGATCTGCGCCGCCTCGGTGATATGCTCACGCGAATCGAGGGCCGAATCACCCATCGTCCGCTCGATCGCGTCTCGCCCTTGGCAGTGCCGGTGATGCTGGAAATCGGCCGCGAATCCGTCTATGGCGAGGCCGCCGACGAGCTCCTGGCGGAAGCCGCCGAGGAACTCGTGAAGGAGGCGATGGGGTAG
- a CDS encoding ABC transporter substrate-binding protein produces MKKTLTRRDFCATALATIGASTIASPYVWAAEKKYDAGASDTEIKLGQTVPHSGPGSLYGVLGRVGEAYFQMLNEQGGINGRKVKFFTMDDAYSAPKCVEATRRLVEQEEVLALYGSLGTAPQTAVHKYLNSKGVPQLLLNTGASKWNDPKTYKWTMAGLPLYPTEARILAKHVLSVKPEAKIGILYQNDDFGRDFLGPFKKVLADAGGKAQVIMEQTYDLTEPTVDSQLINLSKSGADVFYNITTGKATSQSIRKVAELGWKPLQLLSAGSTGRSILSAAGLENAKDIVAIRYSKDAGVPQWKDDPDVKGFEALRAKYLPSIDPDNTIAYAGYGQAVSMGEILRRCGDTLTRENVLKHATTLAGFHSPFFLDGVNFAYTPDDYTPMKTLYISIFDGKDWSISEKPMTE; encoded by the coding sequence ATGAAAAAGACTCTGACGCGGCGCGATTTCTGCGCCACCGCGCTCGCGACCATCGGTGCCTCGACGATCGCCTCGCCTTACGTCTGGGCGGCCGAGAAGAAATACGACGCCGGCGCCAGCGACACCGAGATCAAGCTTGGCCAGACCGTGCCGCATTCCGGCCCCGGCTCGCTGTATGGCGTGCTCGGCCGAGTCGGCGAGGCGTATTTCCAGATGCTCAACGAGCAGGGCGGCATCAACGGCCGCAAGGTCAAGTTCTTCACCATGGACGACGCCTACAGCGCGCCGAAATGCGTCGAGGCGACGCGGCGCCTGGTCGAGCAGGAGGAGGTGCTGGCGCTGTATGGCTCGCTGGGCACCGCGCCGCAGACCGCCGTGCACAAATACCTCAACTCCAAAGGCGTACCGCAACTGCTGCTCAACACCGGCGCCTCGAAGTGGAACGATCCCAAGACCTACAAATGGACCATGGCCGGCCTGCCGCTGTATCCGACCGAGGCGCGCATCCTCGCCAAGCACGTGCTGAGCGTGAAGCCGGAAGCCAAAATCGGCATCCTCTACCAGAACGACGATTTTGGCCGCGACTTCCTGGGGCCGTTCAAGAAGGTGCTGGCCGATGCCGGCGGCAAGGCCCAGGTGATCATGGAGCAGACCTATGATCTCACCGAGCCGACGGTCGACTCACAGCTGATCAATCTGTCGAAGTCGGGCGCCGACGTATTCTACAACATCACCACCGGCAAGGCGACGTCGCAGTCGATCCGGAAAGTGGCCGAGCTCGGCTGGAAGCCGCTGCAGCTGTTGTCGGCGGGCTCGACCGGCCGCTCGATCCTGTCGGCCGCGGGCCTCGAGAACGCCAAGGACATCGTCGCCATCCGCTATTCCAAGGATGCCGGCGTTCCGCAATGGAAGGACGATCCGGATGTGAAAGGCTTCGAGGCCTTGCGCGCGAAGTATCTGCCCTCGATCGATCCCGACAACACCATTGCCTATGCCGGCTACGGCCAGGCGGTGTCGATGGGCGAGATCCTGCGCCGATGCGGCGACACGCTGACCCGCGAGAACGTGCTCAAGCACGCCACCACGTTGGCCGGTTTCCACTCGCCCTTCTTCCTCGACGGCGTCAATTTCGCCTACACGCCTGACGACTACACGCCGATGAAGACGCTCTACATCTCGATCTTCGACGGCAAGGACTGGAGCATTTCCGAGAAGCCGATGACGGAGTAG
- a CDS encoding class I SAM-dependent methyltransferase encodes MPHRVFLSSGDLIADRRYEFARDLQLKGDLAAAAEVMEQAIEVAPSFASAWFELGQIRIALGETDKAIAAFQNARAADPDDRHGAGVRLMQLGAVPLTDMPKAYVQSLFDQYAPRFEAELIERLNYRAPNILFKAVLAVRAVERKPAYFKRAIDLGCGTGLGAAAFAKNVDSFIGIDLSAGMIAEARATGLYAALEVDDMTAGLQRQPDGSADLVLAADAMVYVGDLMPVLAESRRVLMPGGLVAFTVETYDGDGVIMGKGLRYAHGAEYIRDVVTSAGLQLKQLEPASPRTEEQLPVRGLAVVASRT; translated from the coding sequence ATGCCCCACCGCGTCTTCCTCTCCTCCGGCGATCTGATCGCCGACCGCCGCTACGAATTCGCCCGCGATCTGCAATTGAAGGGCGATCTGGCCGCGGCCGCCGAGGTGATGGAGCAGGCCATCGAGGTCGCGCCGAGCTTCGCCTCAGCGTGGTTCGAGCTGGGCCAAATCAGGATCGCGCTGGGTGAGACCGACAAGGCCATCGCCGCGTTCCAAAACGCGCGGGCCGCCGATCCGGATGACCGCCATGGCGCCGGCGTACGGCTGATGCAACTCGGCGCCGTGCCGCTCACCGATATGCCCAAGGCCTATGTGCAGTCGCTGTTCGACCAATACGCGCCGCGCTTCGAGGCCGAGCTGATCGAGCGGCTCAACTACCGGGCGCCGAACATCCTGTTCAAGGCTGTGCTCGCGGTGCGCGCCGTGGAGAGGAAGCCGGCCTATTTCAAGCGCGCCATCGATCTCGGCTGCGGCACGGGCCTCGGCGCCGCGGCCTTCGCCAAGAACGTCGACAGCTTCATCGGCATCGATCTTTCCGCCGGCATGATCGCGGAGGCGCGCGCCACCGGTCTCTATGCCGCGCTCGAGGTCGACGACATGACGGCCGGCCTGCAGCGGCAGCCGGACGGCTCGGCGGACCTCGTGCTCGCCGCCGACGCGATGGTCTATGTCGGTGATCTCATGCCGGTGCTCGCGGAGTCTCGCCGCGTCCTGATGCCGGGTGGGCTCGTGGCCTTCACGGTCGAGACGTATGACGGCGATGGCGTGATCATGGGCAAGGGGCTACGCTATGCCCATGGTGCGGAATATATCCGCGATGTTGTGACGTCGGCCGGGTTGCAGCTCAAGCAACTCGAACCGGCTTCGCCACGCACCGAGGAGCAGCTGCCGGTGCGGGGACTTGCGGTGGTCGCCAGCCGGACTTGA
- a CDS encoding ligase-associated DNA damage response exonuclease: protein MTPMRPQDILLPVPSGLCCKAGGFHIDPVRPVERALITHGHSDHARAGHGAVLATQETLDIMRLRYGENFAGSTQAIGYGEEIKLGDVKVSFHPAGHVLGSAQIKVSSGGTCIVASGDYKDARDPTCAPFELVQCDVFITEATFGLPVFRHGDTALEVNKLLASVALFPERAHLVGAYSLGKAQRVIALIREAGYDAPIYLHGAMEKITRYYQHKGIPLGELRPVKGVKKAELAGTITLAPPSATSDLWTRRFPDPVTAFASGWMRVRARARQRGVELPLVISDHADWDGLTATIAATGAGEVWVTHGQEDALVHWCQTKGLTARPLDLVGYGDEEESEVVASEGAEA, encoded by the coding sequence ATGACTCCCATGCGCCCGCAAGACATCCTGCTGCCCGTCCCCTCCGGCCTCTGCTGCAAGGCCGGCGGCTTCCATATCGATCCCGTCCGCCCGGTCGAGCGGGCGCTGATCACGCATGGCCATTCCGACCACGCCCGCGCCGGGCACGGCGCCGTGCTGGCGACGCAGGAAACGCTGGACATCATGCGGCTGCGCTATGGCGAGAACTTTGCCGGCAGCACGCAGGCGATCGGCTATGGCGAGGAGATCAAGCTCGGCGACGTCAAGGTCAGCTTTCACCCCGCCGGCCACGTGCTCGGCTCGGCCCAGATCAAGGTGTCCTCGGGCGGCACCTGCATCGTCGCGTCCGGCGACTACAAGGACGCGCGCGATCCGACCTGCGCGCCGTTCGAGCTGGTGCAATGCGACGTGTTCATCACCGAGGCGACATTCGGCCTGCCGGTGTTCCGTCACGGCGACACGGCACTCGAGGTCAACAAGCTGCTGGCCTCGGTGGCGCTGTTTCCCGAGCGCGCGCATCTCGTCGGCGCCTACTCGCTCGGCAAGGCGCAGCGCGTGATCGCGCTGATCCGCGAGGCCGGCTACGACGCGCCGATCTACCTGCATGGCGCGATGGAGAAGATCACGCGCTACTATCAGCACAAGGGCATCCCGCTCGGCGAGCTCAGGCCGGTGAAGGGCGTCAAGAAGGCCGAGCTCGCCGGCACCATTACCTTGGCCCCGCCGAGCGCGACCTCCGACCTGTGGACGCGGCGCTTCCCCGATCCTGTCACCGCCTTCGCCTCGGGCTGGATGCGGGTGCGCGCCCGCGCCCGCCAGCGCGGCGTCGAGCTGCCGCTGGTGATCTCGGATCATGCCGACTGGGACGGGCTGACCGCGACCATCGCCGCCACCGGCGCCGGCGAGGTCTGGGTGACGCACGGACAGGAGGACGCGCTGGTGCATTGGTGTCAGACCAAGGGGCTCACGGCGCGGCCTCTCGATCTCGTCGGCTACGGCGACGAGGAGGAGAGCGAGGTGGTGGCGTCGGAGGGGGCCGAGGCATGA
- a CDS encoding ATP-dependent DNA ligase, with product MNRFAELLDRLAYEPGRNNKLRLLTSYFREVEDPDRGYALGALTGALSFKHAKPALIRDLIAARADPVLFALSYDYVGDLSETVALMWPKGGSQQQHVSGHPPPQPFPTRGEGAELRAALSAPPASTRDSSDDLVVTNTALTIPSPLMGKGQGGGCPTGGLSTQLPPGHNHPPPPTLTEVVTTLRTLGKTEMPKQLARWLDELDETGRWALLKLVTGSLRIGISARLAKTAAAALGHKDPHDVELIWPGLSPPYLDLFAWLEGRGDKPVNRDPAPFRPVMLAHAVEDGDFANMAAADYIAEWKWDGIRVQAVSGREADGRIVTRLYSRSGEDITASFPDLLPSLHLPGALDGELLVVRDRRVQSFNVLQQRLNRKAVSPKLMKEYPIHLRAYDLLGDEDHDLRELPFEQRRKRLEGFIKRLDEPRVDLSPTIAFASWDELKAARADPASAGAGDDAEAVEGVMLKRRDALYLPGRPKGQWWKWKHDPHIIDAVLMYAQRGHGKRSSYYSDYTFGVWTSGEGGDQLVPVGKAYFGFTDEELLQIDRFVRRNTTEKFGPVRHVVHEPEQGLVLEVAFEGLQKSPRHKSGVAMRFPRINRLRWDKPPRDADRLETLERMLKSETG from the coding sequence ATGAACCGCTTCGCCGAGCTGCTCGACCGCCTCGCCTATGAGCCCGGCCGCAACAACAAGCTGCGCCTGCTGACCTCGTATTTCCGCGAGGTCGAGGACCCCGACCGCGGCTACGCACTGGGCGCGCTGACCGGCGCGCTGTCGTTCAAGCACGCCAAGCCGGCGCTGATCCGCGACCTCATCGCCGCCCGCGCGGATCCGGTGCTGTTCGCCTTGTCGTATGATTATGTCGGCGACCTCTCCGAGACCGTCGCGCTGATGTGGCCGAAGGGCGGGTCTCAGCAGCAGCACGTTTCCGGGCACCCCCCTCCCCAACCCTTCCCCACAAGGGGGGAGGGAGCCGAGTTGCGTGCTGCGCTCTCAGCTCCCCCGGCATCGACGAGGGACTCATCGGACGATCTCGTCGTTACAAACACCGCTCTCACCATTCCCTCCCCCCTTATGGGAAAGGGTCAGGGAGGGGGGTGTCCCACGGGTGGTCTCTCGACTCAGCTCCCGCCCGGCCACAACCACCCGCCGCCACCGACGCTCACCGAGGTCGTCACCACGCTCCGCACCCTCGGCAAGACCGAGATGCCGAAGCAGCTGGCGCGCTGGCTGGACGAGCTCGACGAGACCGGACGCTGGGCGCTGCTGAAGCTGGTCACCGGGAGCTTACGCATCGGCATCTCCGCGCGCCTCGCAAAGACCGCGGCCGCCGCGCTCGGCCACAAGGATCCTCATGACGTCGAGCTGATCTGGCCGGGCCTGTCGCCGCCCTATCTCGATTTGTTTGCCTGGCTCGAAGGCCGCGGCGACAAGCCGGTCAATCGCGACCCCGCGCCGTTCCGGCCCGTCATGCTGGCGCACGCCGTCGAGGACGGCGACTTCGCCAACATGGCGGCCGCCGACTACATCGCCGAATGGAAATGGGACGGCATCCGCGTGCAGGCGGTCAGCGGCCGCGAGGCCGATGGCCGCATTGTGACGCGGCTGTATTCGCGCAGCGGCGAGGACATCACCGCGAGCTTCCCTGATCTCTTGCCGTCGCTGCATTTGCCCGGCGCGCTCGACGGCGAACTGCTGGTGGTGCGCGACAGGCGCGTGCAGAGTTTCAACGTATTGCAGCAGCGGCTGAACCGCAAGGCGGTGTCGCCGAAGCTGATGAAGGAGTACCCGATCCATCTGCGCGCCTACGACCTGCTCGGCGACGAGGACCATGATCTGCGCGAGCTGCCGTTCGAGCAGCGGCGCAAGAGGCTGGAAGGCTTCATCAAGCGTCTCGACGAGCCGCGTGTCGATTTGTCGCCGACCATCGCCTTTGCGAGCTGGGACGAGCTGAAGGCCGCGCGCGCCGATCCGGCCTCGGCCGGCGCCGGCGACGACGCGGAGGCAGTCGAAGGCGTCATGCTGAAGCGGCGCGATGCGCTGTATCTGCCCGGCCGGCCGAAGGGCCAATGGTGGAAGTGGAAGCACGATCCTCATATCATCGACGCCGTGCTGATGTATGCGCAGCGCGGCCACGGCAAGCGCTCGTCCTATTACTCCGACTACACATTCGGCGTCTGGACATCGGGCGAGGGAGGCGATCAGCTGGTGCCGGTCGGCAAGGCCTATTTCGGCTTCACCGACGAGGAGCTCTTGCAGATCGACCGCTTCGTCCGCCGCAACACCACGGAGAAGTTCGGCCCCGTCCGTCACGTCGTGCACGAGCCCGAGCAAGGCCTGGTGCTGGAGGTCGCCTTCGAGGGCCTGCAGAAATCGCCGCGGCACAAATCCGGTGTCGCCATGCGCTTCCCGCGCATCAACCGCCTGCGCTGGGACAAGCCACCACGCGACGCCGACCGGCTGGAGACGCTGGAGCGGATGCTGAAGAGCGAGACGGGGTGA
- a CDS encoding DUF6460 domain-containing protein, with translation MSNDIRDYPARARSSDGLYRFLGGSPVAVAFRLILLSILVGVVLSAIGFDPLNILHSIQLLFIRLYELGFDAFNWLWRYFLLGAVIVIPVWFLSRLFAPRGR, from the coding sequence ATGTCGAACGACATCCGGGACTATCCGGCCCGCGCCCGCAGCTCGGATGGCCTGTATCGCTTTCTTGGCGGCTCGCCGGTTGCGGTGGCGTTCCGGCTGATCCTGCTGTCCATCCTGGTCGGCGTGGTGCTGTCGGCGATCGGCTTCGATCCGCTGAACATCCTGCACAGCATCCAGCTGCTGTTCATCCGTCTCTACGAGCTCGGCTTCGACGCCTTCAACTGGCTGTGGCGCTACTTCCTGCTGGGCGCCGTGATCGTGATCCCGGTCTGGTTCCTGTCGCGGCTGTTCGCCCCGCGCGGGCGATAG